From the Wolbachia endosymbiont of Encarsia formosa genome, the window AGATAAGGGGGCAGATGTTAATCCAATAGATGAAAGTGAAAAGACCCCTTTACATTATGCTGCTAAAAATGGTCATATAGAAATAGTAAAAATTCTATTAGCAGTAGACGTAATCGATATCAATGTAAAAGACAAGGATGAAAAAACTCCTTTTGATTTAGCTAAAACAGAAGAAATAAAAGCTCTATTATTACAAATCATAGAAAAAACTGATGACAGTTCAGCATCGACAGATAGTGAAGTAGATCAAGAGGAAGATACTGAGCAAGAAGGTAATGTGCAACCAGTGATACAAGTAGAGGAAAAATCACAGGAAATCATTGTAGAAGAAGTCAGTGATGTACAAATTGAAGATGCTGATAATGGACATTCTATTGACATAGCACTTACACAAAATGGTGTTAATCCACGAAGTGAATCATCAACAAATGAAGAACAGCCGAGCTCTTTTTTTGATAATTTGCTTAATATAATTATGAAGCCCTTTTCTTTAATTGCATCATTTTTTGGTGGTTTTTTTTCATGGTTGTTTGGATCTGATGAATCATCAACTGAATCTGATCAAATAATTGCACCGAGTAACTCAGAAGGAGAGGAGCTAAAAAACTATCAAGAGAGTGACAATAATATTATATAATAGATTTCTTGCATAACTGGAGTGCAAAGAAAAATCAGTTTCAAGTGAACCCCTTATTGTCATTCAAATAGCTGACACTGGAATGGCTTTATTGCATCACTCTTCGGATAATAGGTAACGTGGAATGAAGCTATCTCAAATTTAGCCATGCCTATATCAGTAATTTTGTTAAGCAAATAACACTTGAGCTCTCTCACGATTAACCTTAGATTTGTTTCTAAAATGTATGATTCATAGAGGTTATTACAATTGACTTGTCAGATTGAGTCTGAACTAGTTGGCTTGTTAAGAGATTTGCATTTTTGAAGTGATTGTAGTTTCTGATTGTGTTTACAATTTTGCATGACAAACGACTCTTTTGATAAGATATAGTTTTTCACTTAAGCAAGGAATCGTATTTTCCAGTTCCTTATATTTTTCCCAAGGAGTTTTTCCTTGAAGAGCGCTATGAGGGCGGTGTTTATTATAATACTCTTCCCAATCCCTAAGTTTAATTTGCAATTCAGAGCTCTTGATGGTAACGATACTGTAAAACTCATCTAAGTCTGTACGCTGTGCTCTTTCCACTTTACCATTTAAGTGTGGAGAAAACGGCTTAATAGGACGAAATTTAATTTTCCATTCCTTCAAACATTCTTGCACCTCATAAGCAAAAAATTCTTGCCCTCTATCAGTTTGAATCCTTTGGCAATGGAAAGGTATTCTTTCTCTTAGTTGTTTTAGGAAATCTAAAGTGTTTTTTGAAGTACTTCTTGAATATAATGCAACAATTTTATAACGTATCTATAGCAGTATATTGATAAAGCCCTGACGATATTTTGCACACATCCATCTGCACACGCTCTCCAGGTACTTTACAGTTATAACGCTTGACATGTTTGCGATAATGACGTTTAACATGCAGAAGACTTACACTATGTTTTTTGAAAATTTTGTGTATAGTAGCCAATGACAAGGATAAATCATATAGACGTCTTAACTCGGTTTCTTGCCCCTAGCTTTCTAGTTTGTCTTAGATGAAGAATAAGCTGCTCATCTGATTCATTGATCTTTTGCAAAGGTGAAGTTTTAGGCTTACTACTGAGATCTACTAATCCTTTTTCACCTAACTCTTCATAACGTTTGTACCATTTACGTAAGGTAAAACGTGAAATACCATAATGCTCTTTCCTGCATGACCAAACTTTTTGTATAGTTTTATCCAACTCAGACGTAGTTTAACCCTAGATTAACTAATTTATCCTTTGCAATTGTAATAAGGTCTATAAACTACTGCAAATCCAAATTTCTATTTGACCTTATATTCTTATTGTAATAACCTCTATGAATCACACACAAATTTTACCACTTTGTTTATCTTTCACTTTATATCCAGACTGAAATGCTTCTGACTCAAAAAGTTTCGCTGGTTTTTTTAAAACTTGCTTAGCAAATGTTCTCGCTTTTGATTCACCTAAAACAACACCTTTTGTTATAAGATAAACGGAAAGTTCTTCTTTATTAGCTGAAATATAATTTATTACTCTAGATACAGCATCTATTGCTAATTTCTCAATCCCTCTCTCCCAAGAAAGGCTACTAACATCCATAATCCCAGTAAACTGCCCCTCAAATTTTTGAAAAATTTCTAAACTAGCATCTACTAAAATCTCTCTTGTGCTACCTTCTAAAGGCATAACTGTTGAAGAAACACTTTTTACTCCTTTCTTATGCTCTTTTGCAGAAAGATAACCTATCATTTCAATTGCTTTATCAGGAATTACTCGCATACCTGGTGGAATAGCACTCTTTATAGTTGAATCAACCAGACCTAATATTTTACCTGTTTTTTTTATTTTTGAACCTGGTTTTACTTCTTCAGAGTATTGAAATAGTTTTTTTTCGAATTCTTTAACAAAAGTCTTAACAAAAAAAAGTTGCTCTTTTCACTATTTCATCATCTGTAAGACCTATATCCTCTACCGTTAACCTACAATCAATCAATGCACTATACAATGTACTACTGCTGCTTATAGATGAAGCTCTTGTTACTCTAGGACTATCTTGACTTTGTTCATGCTGAAGTTCTTCATCAGATAATCTGTCTTCATAATCAACTGTTGCTTCCATTATTGACTCATCAGGCAATACCTCTACAACAGGGCTAGATTCTTTATAATCTTCACAGTCCATTTGATTGTCTGTGACATCTTTCATTTCTGCTTCGAAATTTTGTCGAAAATAAACAGACTCACTGTCCAATTTTTTTTCACTAGCCATGGTTTTATAATAATAAAGTGACATTTGCTGTACTGTCCCTCTTAAGATTGGTTGAAAATGAAGACCTCCCTGATTTACTATATGTATAGTATCTTTTGTATAGTAAATTTTCTTACTAAGAATCTCGCTATTTAATATATCCTTTTGGTAACCTTCCTTATCAATAAGGTGATGCGTTATTACCTTTCTTCCATCGGAAGTAATGTGTTCTTCAATAAAATGCAATCTTACCTTATATACTATACAAATTATTCTTCCATCAATTTCTGTAGACCCCACATAGCCGTAGTTAATTTTAATTTATCTATTGCTTTAGATCCTTTCTTAATATCATCTGCGGTAAACCCAACTCGTGAAATATAATCAGAAATGCTTCTACCATCATTTTTTAACGCTTCTGTAAGCCATGACGAATCAAGACCAAGTTGTTTCTCTGCGAACAGCCTACAAATATTTCTTAAAGATTTTACAGTAAAGGTCCCTCCAGGCTTTAATTGATTAAGTCCTTGCGCAACTGAATCAAAGAAACAATCTACTTCACCAATTGCTTTCTTCGTTGTAAAACCTTCTGGCAAACCTAAATCAATCAGTACTTGTTGACTACTAGATGGTAGTATATCTTTTTTTTTGCTCTCTTATTAACTCAGATCGATTAACTGCTTGTTTAAAATAATTTACAGAATTCAATGTCTTTAACACAATACTCCCACATATTTATTACGTAAAATGTAACTTTATTGTGAATAATAAAGATCTAACAAGGCAAGAGTTTTTTGCATGTTTTAGCATTTTATTATAGTTTGTATTTTTAAAACTAAACCAATACAGCCATTTTCGGTAACTGAAACCA encodes:
- a CDS encoding integrase core domain-containing protein gives rise to the protein MQECLKEWKIKFRPIKPFSPHLNGKVERAQRTDLDEFYSIVTIKSSELQIKLRDWEEYYNKHRPHSALQGKTPWEKYKELENTIPCLSEKLYLIKRVVCHAKL
- a CDS encoding helix-turn-helix domain-containing protein; this translates as MDKTIQKVWSCRKEHYGISRFTLRKWYKRYEELGEKGLVDLSSKPKTSPLQKINESDEQLILHLRQTRKLGARNRVKTSI